In Lathyrus oleraceus cultivar Zhongwan6 unplaced genomic scaffold, CAAS_Psat_ZW6_1.0 chrUn0275, whole genome shotgun sequence, the following proteins share a genomic window:
- the LOC127113352 gene encoding alpha-L-arabinofuranosidase 1, whose product MSFLSSLTYFILYLGVFLVISTCHYGVNANEITSKLVIDAGSGRLIPDTFFGAFFEEINHAGAGGLWAELVNNRGFEAEGSINGTSNIYPWTIIGENQSSIIVSTEHSSCFERNKIALRMDVLCHRKSCPRGGVGISNPGFWGMNIEEGKKYKVVFYVRSLGRINLQISFVGSDNGVKLASTKIRASGVNATKWSKMEIILEAKSTNHNSNLQITTNKKGVLWLDQISAMPLDTYKGHGFRNDLFQMVADLKPKTFRFPGGCYVEGDYLKYAFRWKDTVGAWEERPGHYNDIWKYWTDDGFGYFEGLQLSEDLGAYPIWVFNNGISHHDEINTSAISPFVQEALDGIEFARGSPESKWGSLRASMGHPKSFDLRYVGVGNEDCGKHNYQGNYLEFYKAIKDRYPDIQIISNCDGSQYPLNHPADLYDFHIYTNSKDMFSQYTKFDKAPRSGPKAYVSEYAVWKEDAGNGSLYAAVAEAAFLIGLEKNSDVVSMVAYAPLFVNTNDKYWIPDAIVFNTYQNYGTPSYWLQQFFIDSNGAIFLNSTLYNSSSSIVASAIQYTNSQDGKNYLKVKVVNFGSSIENLEILINNLKSNVQRSGSSKMMLTSLNKMDENSFSEPTKIVPKRASLENASNDMNVELAPYSVTSFDLLI is encoded by the exons ATGTCTTTCTTAAGTTCTctcacttattttattttatatttagGCGTGTTTTTGGTTATTTCTACATGCCACTATGGTGTTAATGCCAATGAGATCACATCAAAACTAGTAATTGATGCTGGTTCTGGAAGGCTTATTCCAGATAcattttttggagcattttttGAA GAGATTAATCATGCGGGAGCTGGAGGATTATGGGCAGAACTTGTGAATAATCGAG GTTTTGAAGCAGAAGGTTCCATTAATGGGACCTCAAATATTTATCCGTGGACAATTATTGGAGAAAATCAATCATCCATTATTGTATCAACGGAACATTCTTCTTGTTTTGAGCGTAATAAAATTGCATTACGTATGGATGTTCTTTGTCATAGAAAATCTTGTCCACGTGGTGGTGTTGGTATTTCCAATCCTGGTTTTTGGGGAATG AATATCGAGGAAGGGAAGAAATATAAAGTAGTATTCTATGTTAGATCACTTGGTCGAATTAATTTACAAATTTCATTTGTTGGATCTGATAATGGTGTCAAATTAGCTTCAACCAAAATAAG AGCTTCTGGAGTTAATGCTACAAAGTGGAGTAAGATGGAAATAATTCTTGAAGCCAAAAGCACTAATCACAATTCGAACCTACAAATAACAACAAACAAAAAAGGAGTATTATGGTTAGATCAAATCTCAGCCATGCCTTTAGATACATATAAG GGTCATGGTTTTCGAAATGACCTTTTTCAAATGGTGGCAGATTTAAAGCCAAAAACTTTTAGATTCCCAG GTGGTTGTTATGTTGAAGGAGATTACCTTAAATATGCATTTAGATGGAAAGATACAGTTGGAGCATGGGAAGAGAGACCTGGCCACTATAATGATATATGGAAGTATTGGACCGATGATGGATTTGGTTATTTTGAAGGGCTTCAA TTATCAGAGGATCTTGGTGCATATCCAATATGGGTGTTTAATAATGGTATTAGTCATCATGATGAAATTAATACGTCTGCAATTTCACCATTTGTACAA GAAGCTCTAGATGGTATTGAGTTTGCTAGAGGTTCTCCAGAATCAAAATGGGGTTCTCTTAGAGCTTCCATGGGACATCCAAAGTCATTTGATTTGAGATATGTTGGAGTTGGGAATGAAGATTGTGGTAAACATAACTATCAAGGAAATTATCTCGAGTTCTATAAAGCTATAAAAGATAGATATCCTGATATTCAAATTATCTCAAATTGTGATGGTTCTCAATATCCATTAAATCATCCTGCAGACCTTTATGATTTTCAT ATTTATACAAATTCTAAGGACATGTTTTCCCAGTATACCAAATTCGATAAAGCACCACGATCCGGTCCAAAG GCATATGTTAGTGAGTATGCTGTTTGGAAGGAAGATGCAGGCAATGGAAGCCTTTATGCAGCTGTGGCTGAAGCTGCATTTCTTATTGGACTTGAAAAAAATAG CGATGTCGTCAGCATGGTTGCTTATGCACCACTCTTTGTAAACACAAATGACAAATA TTGGATACCAGATGCAATTGTATTCAACACTTATCAAAATTATGGAACTCCAAGTTATTGGCTCCAACAATTTTTCATTGATTCTAATGGAGCAATATTTCTTAATTCAACTCTCTACAATTCTTCTAGCTCGATTGTTGCTTCTGCAATTCAGTATACAAATTCTCAAGATGGGAAAAATTATCTAAAAGTCAAG GTAGTAAACTTTGGAAGCTCAATTGAAAATTTAGAgattttaataaataatttaaaatcaAATGTGCAACGATCTGGTTCATCAAAAATGATGCTTACATCTTTAAATAAAATGGATGAAAATTCTTTCTCCGAACCAACAAAG ATTGTACCCAAAAGAGCTTCACTTGAAAATGCAAGCAATGACATGAATGTTGAACTTGCTCCTTATTCAGTTACATCATTTGATTTATTAATTTAA
- the LOC127113353 gene encoding alpha-L-arabinofuranosidase 1-like, which translates to MSFLSSLTYFILYLGVFLVISTCHYGVNANEITSKLVIDAGSGRLIPDTFFGAFFEEINHAGAGGLWAELVNNRGFEAEGSINGTSNIYPWTIIGENQSSIIVSTERSSCFERNKIALRMDVLCHRKSCPRGGVGISNPGFWGMNIEEGKKYKVVFYVRSLGRINLQISFVGSDNGVKLASTKIRASGVNATKWSKMEIILEAKSTNHNSNLQITTNKKGVLWLDQISAMPLDTYKGHGFRNDLFQMVADLKPKTFRFPGGCYVEGDYLKYAFRWKDTVGAWEERPGHYNDIWKYWTDDGFGYFEGLQLSEDLGAYPIWVFNNGISHHDEINTSAISPFVQEALDGIEFARGSPESKWGSLRASMGHPKSFDLRYVGVGNEDCGKHNYQGNYLEFYKAIKDRYPDIQIISNCDGSQYPLNHPADLYDFHIYTNSKDMFSQYTKFDKAPRSGPKAYVSEYAVWKEDAGNGSLYAAVAEAAFLIGLEKNSDVVSMVAYAPLFVNTNDKYWIPDAIVFNTYQNYGTPSYWLQQFFIDSNGAIFLNSTLYNSSSSIVASAIQYTNSQDGKNYLKVKVVNFGSSIENLEILINNLKSNVQRSGSSKMMLTSLNKMDENSFSEPTKIVPKRASLENASNDMNVELAPYSVTSFDLLRSSAKRLPKIPEPIAFNVPGFYAYELGFGNGIIIYQP; encoded by the exons ATGTCTTTCTTAAGTTCTctcacttattttattttatatttagGCGTGTTTTTGGTTATTTCTACATGCCACTATGGTGTTAATGCCAATGAGATCACATCAAAACTAGTAATTGATGCTGGTTCTGGAAGGCTTATTCCAGATAcattttttggagcattttttGAA GAGATTAATCATGCGGGAGCTGGAGGATTATGGGCAGAACTTGTGAATAATCGAG GTTTTGAAGCAGAAGGTTCCATTAATGGGACCTCAAATATTTATCCGTGGACAATTATTGGAGAAAATCAATCATCCATTATTGTATCAACGGAACGTTCTTCTTGTTTTGAGCGTAATAAAATTGCATTACGTATGGATGTTCTTTGTCATAGAAAATCTTGTCCACGTGGTGGTGTTGGTATTTCCAATCCTGGTTTTTGGGGAATG AATATCGAGGAAGGGAAGAAATATAAAGTAGTATTCTATGTTAGATCACTTGGTCGAATTAATTTACAAATTTCATTTGTTGGATCTGATAATGGTGTTAAACTAGCTTCAACCAAAATAAG AGCTTCGGGAGTTAATGCTACAAAGTGGAGTAAGATGGAAATAATTCTTGAAGCCAAAAGCACTAATCACAATTCGAACCTACAAATAACAACAAACAAAAAAGGAGTATTATGGTTAGATCAAATCTCAGCCATGCCTTTAGATACATATAAG GGTCATGGTTTTCGAAATGACCTTTTTCAAATGGTGGCAGATTTAAAGCCAAAAACTTTTAGATTCCCAG GTGGTTGTTATGTTGAAGGAGATTACCTTAAATATGCATTTAGATGGAAAGATACAGTTGGAGCATGGGAAGAGAGACCTGGCCACTATAATGATATATGGAAGTATTGGACCGATGATGGATTTGGTTATTTTGAAGGGCTTCAA TTATCAGAGGATCTTGGGGCATATCCAATATGGGTGTTTAATAATGGTATTAGTCATCATGATGAAATTAATACGTCTGCAATTTCACCATTTGTACAA GAAGCTCTAGATGGTATTGAGTTTGCTAGAGGTTCTCCAGAATCAAAATGGGGTTCTCTTAGAGCTTCCATGGGACATCCAAAGTCATTTGATTTGAGATATGTTGGAGTTGGGAATGAAGATTGTGGTAAACATAACTATCAAGGAAATTATCTCGAGTTCTATAAAGCTATAAAAGATAGATATCCTGATATTCAAATTATCTCAAATTGTGATGGTTCTCAATATCCATTAAATCATCCTGCAGACCTTTATGATTTTCAT ATTTATACAAATTCTAAGGACATGTTTTCCCAGTATACCAAATTCGATAAAGCACCACGATCCGGTCCAAAG GCATATGTTAGTGAGTATGCTGTTTGGAAGGAAGATGCAGGCAATGGAAGCCTTTATGCAGCTGTGGCTGAAGCTGCATTTCTTATTGGACTTGAAAAAAATAG CGATGTCGTCAGCATGGTTGCTTATGCACCACTCTTTGTAAACACAAATGACAAATA TTGGATACCAGATGCAATTGTATTCAACACTTATCAAAATTATGGAACTCCAAGTTATTGGCTCCAACAATTTTTCATTGATTCTAATGGAGCAATATTTCTTAATTCAACTCTCTACAATTCTTCTAGCTCGATTGTTGCTTCTGCAATTCAGTATACAAATTCTCAAGATGGGAAAAATTATCTAAAAGTCAAG GTAGTAAACTTTGGAAGCTCAATTGAAAATTTAGAgattttaataaataatttaaaatcaAATGTGCAACGATCTGGTTCATCAAAAATGATGCTTACATCTTTAAATAAAATGGATGAAAATTCTTTCTCCGAACCAACAAAG ATTGTACCCAAAAGAGCTTCACTAGAAAATGCAAGCAATGACATGAATGTTGAACTTGCTCCTTATTCAGTTACATCATTTGATTTATTA cgtagttcggctaaaagacTTCCAAAAA